One genomic region from Chloroflexota bacterium encodes:
- a CDS encoding ABC transporter ATP-binding protein yields the protein MLDVHVRHALPLLSLDIRFQAGTELIALFGPSGSGKSITLRTIAGLFRPDAGRVVIGGRTLFDSRAGIDLPPQRRRVGYVPQHYGLFPHLSVAENIAYGLHRLERSERAARVEEMVRLMRLQGLEHRRPDELSGGEQQRVALARALVTSPDILLLDEPLGALDAPLREHLRQELRRVQARYNIPMLLVTHDLAEAYTLAQRIVVVAAGRVIQNGARDEVFRHPATPEVAVAMGMRNVFRGRVMERLADGLRVRWAGGELITPDAPYAPGQELLFGIRPEEIMFVREDRPLRPSVARNLVEAVIVADEPQGFDHMLRARVLTPGAGDGPCLYVRLAHPVFLRLELGEGQRRRLSLKMEAIHVFTHTHAQTGALPSASSPSPALELTTSDATPSACP from the coding sequence TTGTTGGATGTGCATGTGCGTCATGCGCTGCCCCTGTTGAGCCTGGATATCCGTTTCCAGGCGGGCACGGAGTTGATCGCGCTGTTCGGCCCGTCCGGGTCGGGAAAGAGCATCACGCTGCGGACCATCGCCGGGCTGTTTCGGCCGGATGCTGGCCGCGTCGTCATCGGCGGGCGGACGCTCTTCGACAGTCGGGCCGGGATCGATCTGCCACCTCAGAGGCGACGGGTGGGCTATGTGCCTCAGCATTATGGCCTGTTTCCCCACCTGAGCGTGGCCGAGAACATCGCGTATGGGTTACACCGGCTGGAGCGGTCGGAGCGGGCCGCCCGGGTGGAGGAGATGGTCCGGTTGATGCGGCTGCAGGGGCTGGAGCATCGCCGCCCGGACGAGCTCTCCGGGGGTGAGCAGCAGCGGGTGGCCCTGGCCCGGGCGCTGGTCACGTCGCCGGACATCCTGCTCCTGGACGAGCCCCTGGGCGCGCTGGACGCCCCGCTGCGCGAGCATCTGCGCCAGGAGCTGCGTCGAGTCCAGGCCCGGTACAACATACCGATGCTGCTGGTGACCCACGATCTGGCCGAGGCGTACACCCTGGCCCAGCGTATCGTCGTGGTGGCGGCGGGGCGGGTGATCCAGAACGGCGCACGGGATGAGGTGTTCCGGCATCCGGCCACGCCGGAGGTCGCCGTGGCGATGGGGATGCGGAACGTGTTCCGAGGGCGGGTGATGGAGCGGCTGGCGGACGGGTTGCGCGTGCGGTGGGCGGGTGGTGAGCTGATCACGCCGGACGCCCCCTATGCCCCCGGCCAGGAGCTGTTGTTCGGCATCCGGCCGGAGGAGATCATGTTCGTGCGGGAGGATCGCCCCCTGCGCCCCAGCGTGGCGCGCAACCTCGTGGAGGCCGTCATCGTGGCCGACGAGCCTCAGGGGTTCGACCACATGCTGCGGGCGCGCGTGCTCACGCCCGGTGCGGGCGATGGGCCATGCCTCTATGTTCGCCTGGCTCATCCCGTGTTCCTGCGCCTGGAGCTCGGCGAGGGACAGCGACGCCGCCTGTCCCTGAAGATGGAGGCGATCCACGTGTTCACGCACACCCACGCGCAGACAGGGGCTTTGCCCTCCGCCTCATCGCCCTCCCCGGCTTTGGAGCTGACCACCTCGGACGCTACGCCCTCGGCCTGCCCGTAG